The following proteins are encoded in a genomic region of Mycolicibacterium confluentis:
- a CDS encoding non-ribosomal peptide synthetase — protein sequence MTDTSLDDRRLELLRRRLNERGLSSPGADVAAPDQPSTELSEGQLRMWFVQAADPSGALLNVSVSYRLTGALDVAALHEAVDAVAVRHSVLRNTYHADENGEPHPRFVDDLRPAWAVHDLTDLSDHARQLRLEVLAQREFAAPFDLTKDAPLRITVVRTAPDEHMMLLVAHHIAWDDASWRVFFTDLTRAYTGGTLDAEPVRTRAGGNASDTADLAYWRSVMADMPEPLELPGPHGSAVPTSWRSSRSTVRLTRETTERVAALARETGSTPYMVLLAVFGTLIHRYTHSDDFLVVTPVVNRDAESEDTIGYYGNTVAMRLRPQSNLTFRQLLDQARDTALGAFAHQRVNLDRVVRDLNPDRRHGAERLTRVSFGFREPDGGGFTPPGLQCRRGELRGHLTQLPLGFMVEMSSAGALVEAEHLVEILEPRLAAQLLDHFVVLLDSALAAPDTALARLDLMDAASAEWLRDVSHGEVFDTAPATLGDLVTAQVARTPDATAVVYEGRHYSYRELNESANQIAHWLIAQGIGAEDRVAVLLDKSPELVVTALGIVKAGAVYLPVDPTYPEDRLSFILGDCDAKLVIREPITGLDEFRTDNPSAADLIRPHGPDNTAYLIYTSGTTGQPKGVPVPHRPIAEYFVWFQGDYGIDADDRLLQVASPSFDISIGEVFGTLACGARIVIHKPGGLNDIGYLTDLLRNEGITAMHFVPSLLGLFLSLPGVNQWRTLQRVPIGGEPLPGEVADKFHATFDAMLHNFYGPTETIVNASRYKVEGKQGTRIVPIGTPKINTTLHLLDDALQPVPVGVIGEIYIGGTHVAHGYHRRPGLTAERFVADPFNPGARMYRSGDLARRNADGDIEFVGRADEQVKIRGFRIELGDVAAAISVDPSVGQAVVVLSDLPQLGKSLVGYLTPVAGEPTESVDVDRIRARVNAALPEYMVPAGYVVLDEIPITTHGKIDRTALPVPEIVSANEFREPETATERRIAALFGELLGRDRIGADDSFFDLGGHSLLATRLVAAIRTACDVEVGVREIFELATVTQIAGHVDALSTGSAGPVRPRLIPVGHDGPAPLSASQLRTWFAYRVDGPSVMNNIPFAARLRGPVDVEALTAAIGDVVDRHEVLRTTFREIDGVPYQIIHEPAGLPVCVEDGAGASWVTERLQQERAHIFDLESQWPIRAAVLRADGEHVLSVTMHHIAGDHWSATVLFTDLLVAYRARTGGEAPHWAPLPVQYADYGVWQSQLLADDTGIAGPQREYWVSQLAGLPDEIGLRPDFPRPPVLSGVGEAHAFEVDAQTRDRLTALAAELNVTEFMLLEAAVAVALHKAGGGFDIPIGSPVAGRTEPELDQLVGFFINILVLRNDLSGNPTVREILRRTRDMALAAYAHQDLPFDQVVDAVSPVRSLSRNPLFAVVVHVREQLPADRVIDPDGPVTFTALEPDFDAAHADLQLSFFTGEDGYRCHAIYRSELYERATLERFSVWLSRVLEAFADNPDTTLRDIEVTDADERRRLLEWGGGDTGVYVLDAALRPAATGVVGELYFAGGPWGVGQAVTAADTAERFVANPFATQPGARLYRSGDLARWTVGGTLEIVGRVGEAAAPAAAPTAEQPAEPPSTDTERALATILAEVLDTPVVNRHDDFFTLGGDSILAVQVAARARDAGLTLKARMVFEHPVLHELAAAVDAGPAQTVTSVESTDETRHAPMAASGLSADELAELTASWGGPQNGAQ from the coding sequence GTGACTGACACCTCCCTCGACGACCGGCGCCTGGAACTGTTGCGGCGCAGGCTCAACGAACGCGGGCTGTCGAGTCCGGGTGCCGACGTGGCCGCGCCGGACCAGCCGAGCACCGAGTTGTCCGAGGGCCAACTGCGGATGTGGTTCGTCCAGGCCGCCGACCCCAGCGGCGCACTGCTGAATGTGTCGGTGTCCTACCGGCTCACCGGGGCGCTCGACGTCGCCGCGCTGCACGAGGCGGTGGACGCGGTCGCCGTGCGGCACAGCGTGCTGCGCAACACCTATCACGCCGACGAGAACGGTGAACCGCACCCGCGCTTCGTTGACGATCTGCGACCGGCCTGGGCGGTGCACGACCTCACCGACCTGTCCGACCACGCTCGGCAGCTGCGACTCGAAGTGCTCGCACAGCGGGAGTTCGCCGCACCGTTCGACCTCACCAAGGATGCGCCCCTGCGCATCACCGTGGTTCGCACCGCACCCGACGAGCACATGATGCTGCTGGTCGCCCATCACATCGCGTGGGACGACGCCTCGTGGCGGGTGTTCTTCACCGACCTCACCCGGGCGTACACCGGTGGGACGCTTGACGCCGAACCGGTGCGCACGCGGGCAGGCGGAAACGCTTCCGATACCGCCGATCTCGCGTACTGGCGTTCGGTGATGGCCGACATGCCCGAACCGCTCGAACTGCCCGGCCCCCATGGGTCCGCGGTCCCGACCAGTTGGCGTTCGTCGCGAAGCACCGTGCGTCTGACCCGGGAGACCACCGAGCGCGTCGCCGCGTTGGCCCGTGAGACCGGGTCCACGCCGTATATGGTGCTGCTCGCGGTGTTCGGCACCCTGATCCACCGATACACCCACAGCGACGACTTCCTGGTCGTGACACCCGTGGTCAACCGTGATGCCGAATCCGAGGACACCATCGGCTATTACGGCAACACCGTCGCGATGCGCCTGCGTCCGCAGTCGAATCTGACTTTCCGCCAACTGCTCGACCAGGCCCGAGACACCGCACTCGGGGCGTTCGCGCACCAGCGCGTCAACCTCGACCGGGTGGTTCGCGACCTCAACCCGGACCGCCGGCACGGTGCGGAACGCCTGACCCGCGTGAGCTTCGGCTTCCGCGAACCCGACGGCGGCGGATTCACCCCGCCGGGCCTTCAGTGCCGCCGCGGCGAACTGCGCGGCCACCTCACCCAACTCCCGCTGGGCTTCATGGTCGAGATGTCCTCGGCCGGTGCGCTGGTCGAGGCCGAGCACCTGGTCGAGATCCTCGAACCGCGGTTGGCCGCGCAACTGCTCGACCACTTCGTCGTGCTGCTGGACAGCGCCCTGGCCGCGCCCGACACGGCGCTGGCCCGACTGGATCTGATGGACGCCGCGTCGGCCGAATGGCTGCGGGACGTGTCCCACGGCGAGGTGTTCGATACCGCGCCCGCCACCCTCGGCGATCTGGTGACCGCGCAGGTCGCGCGCACCCCCGACGCGACCGCCGTGGTCTACGAGGGCAGGCACTACAGCTACCGCGAACTCAACGAGTCCGCGAACCAGATCGCCCACTGGCTGATCGCACAGGGGATCGGCGCCGAGGACCGCGTCGCGGTGCTGCTGGACAAGTCCCCGGAACTGGTCGTGACGGCCCTGGGCATCGTCAAGGCCGGTGCCGTCTACCTGCCCGTCGACCCGACCTACCCCGAGGACCGGTTGTCGTTCATCCTGGGCGACTGCGACGCCAAACTCGTGATCCGCGAACCAATCACGGGACTCGACGAATTCCGCACCGACAATCCGAGCGCGGCCGACCTGATCCGTCCGCACGGCCCGGACAACACCGCCTACCTGATCTACACCTCGGGAACCACGGGCCAGCCCAAGGGTGTCCCGGTGCCGCACCGCCCGATCGCCGAATACTTCGTGTGGTTCCAGGGGGACTACGGCATCGACGCGGATGACCGCCTGCTGCAGGTCGCCTCGCCCAGCTTCGACATCTCGATCGGTGAGGTGTTCGGCACGCTGGCCTGCGGCGCCCGCATCGTGATCCACAAGCCCGGCGGCCTCAACGACATCGGCTACCTGACCGATCTCCTGCGCAACGAGGGCATCACCGCGATGCACTTCGTGCCGTCGCTGCTGGGCCTGTTCCTGTCCCTGCCCGGCGTCAACCAGTGGCGCACACTGCAACGCGTACCGATCGGCGGCGAACCCCTGCCCGGCGAGGTGGCCGACAAGTTCCACGCCACGTTCGACGCGATGCTGCACAACTTCTACGGCCCGACCGAGACCATCGTCAACGCCAGTCGATACAAGGTCGAGGGCAAGCAGGGCACCCGGATCGTGCCGATCGGCACGCCGAAGATCAACACCACGCTGCACCTGCTCGACGACGCGCTGCAGCCCGTCCCGGTCGGCGTGATCGGCGAGATCTACATCGGCGGAACGCATGTCGCGCACGGTTACCACCGCAGGCCGGGTCTGACCGCGGAACGCTTCGTCGCCGACCCGTTCAACCCCGGCGCCCGGATGTACCGGTCCGGCGACCTGGCGCGGCGCAACGCCGACGGCGACATCGAATTCGTCGGCCGCGCCGACGAGCAGGTCAAGATCCGCGGCTTCCGCATCGAACTCGGCGACGTCGCCGCCGCCATCTCGGTGGACCCCAGCGTCGGACAGGCCGTCGTTGTGCTCAGCGATCTGCCGCAGTTGGGCAAGAGCCTGGTCGGCTACCTGACCCCCGTAGCGGGTGAGCCAACCGAATCGGTCGACGTCGACCGGATTCGCGCGCGGGTCAACGCGGCGCTGCCCGAGTACATGGTGCCCGCCGGCTACGTCGTGCTCGACGAGATCCCCATCACCACGCACGGCAAAATCGACCGCACGGCGCTGCCGGTCCCGGAGATCGTGTCGGCCAACGAGTTCCGTGAGCCCGAGACCGCCACCGAACGCCGGATCGCCGCGCTGTTCGGCGAACTCCTCGGCCGCGACAGGATCGGCGCCGACGACTCGTTCTTCGACCTCGGTGGGCATTCGCTTCTGGCCACCAGGCTGGTCGCCGCCATCCGCACCGCCTGCGACGTCGAGGTCGGGGTGCGGGAGATCTTCGAACTCGCGACGGTCACACAGATCGCCGGCCATGTCGACGCGTTGTCGACAGGCAGCGCGGGACCTGTTCGGCCCCGCCTGATCCCGGTCGGCCACGACGGGCCGGCACCGCTGTCGGCGTCGCAACTCCGCACCTGGTTCGCCTACCGCGTCGACGGTCCCAGCGTGATGAACAACATCCCGTTCGCCGCGCGCCTGCGTGGCCCGGTCGACGTCGAGGCGCTGACGGCCGCGATCGGTGACGTCGTGGACCGGCACGAGGTGCTGCGCACCACGTTCCGCGAAATCGACGGTGTGCCTTACCAGATCATTCACGAGCCGGCGGGGCTGCCGGTGTGCGTCGAGGACGGCGCCGGTGCATCGTGGGTCACCGAGCGACTGCAGCAGGAACGCGCGCACATCTTCGACCTGGAGTCGCAGTGGCCAATCCGGGCCGCGGTGCTGCGGGCCGACGGCGAGCATGTCCTGTCCGTCACCATGCACCACATCGCGGGCGATCACTGGTCGGCCACCGTGCTGTTCACCGACCTGCTGGTGGCCTACCGGGCCCGGACCGGCGGCGAGGCCCCGCACTGGGCGCCGCTGCCCGTGCAGTACGCCGACTACGGCGTCTGGCAGTCCCAACTGCTCGCCGACGACACGGGAATCGCTGGGCCGCAACGCGAGTACTGGGTGTCCCAGCTTGCCGGGCTGCCCGACGAGATCGGTCTGCGGCCGGACTTCCCGCGCCCGCCGGTGCTCTCCGGTGTGGGCGAGGCGCATGCCTTCGAGGTCGACGCACAGACCCGCGACCGGCTCACGGCGCTGGCGGCCGAGTTGAACGTCACCGAGTTCATGCTGCTCGAGGCCGCGGTGGCGGTCGCACTGCACAAAGCCGGCGGTGGGTTCGACATCCCGATCGGCAGCCCCGTCGCGGGCCGCACCGAACCCGAACTGGACCAGCTTGTCGGGTTCTTCATCAACATCCTGGTGCTGCGCAACGACCTGAGTGGGAACCCGACGGTGCGCGAGATCCTGCGCCGCACCCGTGACATGGCGCTGGCGGCCTACGCGCATCAGGACCTGCCGTTCGATCAGGTCGTCGACGCCGTGAGTCCCGTGCGCTCGCTGTCCCGCAACCCGCTGTTCGCGGTGGTCGTCCATGTGCGTGAACAGCTTCCGGCCGATCGAGTCATCGACCCGGACGGGCCCGTGACGTTCACGGCGCTCGAACCCGACTTCGACGCCGCGCACGCCGATCTGCAGTTGAGCTTCTTCACGGGTGAGGACGGCTACCGCTGCCACGCCATCTACCGCTCCGAACTGTACGAACGGGCCACTCTCGAGCGGTTCAGCGTCTGGTTGAGCCGCGTCCTCGAGGCGTTCGCGGACAATCCCGACACCACGCTGCGCGACATCGAGGTCACCGACGCTGACGAGCGGCGACGCCTTCTCGAGTGGGGCGGCGGCGACACTGGGGTGTACGTGCTCGACGCGGCCCTCAGACCCGCCGCGACAGGCGTCGTGGGCGAGCTGTACTTCGCGGGTGGGCCGTGGGGTGTGGGCCAGGCGGTCACGGCCGCCGACACCGCCGAGCGGTTCGTCGCGAATCCCTTTGCGACGCAACCCGGTGCGCGGCTCTACCGCAGTGGCGACCTCGCGCGCTGGACGGTCGGGGGCACCCTGGAAATCGTCGGACGGGTGGGCGAGGCCGCGGCGCCCGCCGCAGCTCCGACCGCCGAGCAGCCGGCCGAACCGCCGAGCACCGACACCGAGCGCGCGCTCGCGACCATCCTGGCCGAGGTCCTCGACACGCCCGTCGTCAACCGGCATGACGACTTCTTCACGTTGGGTGGGGACAGCATCCTCGCGGTGCAGGTCGCGGCCCGGGCCCGGGATGCGGGCCTGACTCTCAAGGCACGCATGGTGTTCGAGCACCCGGTGCTGCACGAGTTGGCTGCCGCGGTCGATGCCGGCCCCGCCCAGACCGTCACGTCCGTCGAGTCCACCGACGAGACCCGGCACGCGCCCATGGCCGCCTCGGGCCTGTCCGCGGACGAACTCGCGGAACTGACGGCGTCGTGGGGCGGACCGCAGAACGGGGCACAGTGA
- a CDS encoding MbtH family protein — MSTNPFDDENGTFHILVNDEEQHSLWPAFVEVPAGWAVVLSEASRADALAYVEQNWADIRPRSLRAG, encoded by the coding sequence ATGAGCACCAACCCCTTCGATGACGAGAACGGCACCTTCCACATTCTCGTCAACGACGAGGAGCAGCACAGCCTGTGGCCCGCGTTCGTCGAGGTGCCCGCGGGGTGGGCAGTGGTGTTGAGCGAGGCCTCTCGGGCCGACGCGCTGGCCTACGTCGAGCAGAACTGGGCCGACATCCGGCCGCGCAGCCTGCGGGCCGGCTAA
- a CDS encoding non-ribosomal peptide synthetase has translation MTVSQAGGSAPAIEDVIALSPLQQGLFSMTMLAGAESDAGPDPYVIAMAADVTGVLDVALLRECAEAMLVRHPNLRASFFRGNLSRTVQVIPSKVDLPWTTVRVDTAEEAAAVEAAERARPFDLEHGPALRFLLIELPQARWRLAVMAHHIIIDGWSLPLFVGELITLYRAGGDPAALPSSPRLYRDYIGWLAGRDEQASRAVWQRHLAGLTGPTLLTPALTDVEPAPGLPQRTEVCLDAEATRRLVDAARGHRVTLNTLVQMAWATVLSVFTDRDDVVFGMTVSGRPDELSGVETMVGLFINTVPLRIRLDPRRSTGEQCTDLQREAATLREHSHLSHADLRAIAGVGEMFDSLLVYENFPPGGLVGGGEFTANGATFAPAALESLSHFPVTIAAHMTHDELTVLVEILDGALGAVSPQDLGERVIATAQALVDSWDRPLREILTLSEDEADRIRRAALPRPHTDGATSIHARFTDIARSAPDSVALSFDGGHLSYAELDALTDRMAAHLQSRGVRAETPVAIRLPRGPQYVITMFAVLKAGGMIVPLDPAMPDERVADILGQSGAEVVVDEDWPHTDDLPDGWRAADVAPDSAAYAVFTSGTTGKPKGVIGTHRAVLAYAADHAAHVLRPAAARVGRQLRIAHAWSFTFDAAWQPLAGLLDGHSVHIVGDDVQRDAEGLVEVIDRHGVDMIDTTPSMFAQLANVGLLSRVPLVVLALGGEAIGVSTWALIRQACARTGMTAFNCYGPTEATVEAVVAAIADNARPTIGRPTAGTGMHILDSWLRPVPDGVQGELYLTGEQLTRGYLGRPGETASRFVADPVTPGARMYRTGDLVRRAADGTLQYLGRSDDQVKIRGYRVEPGEIVAALLTHPAVQTAHVVVRAQRSGPRLVAYVGTGGADLPVGEVRNMLSGRLPRYLVPHHIVVLDELPLTSHGKVDERALAAVGGISDTEAVTAPETETEKVLAEVVGELLETTAVDVTADLLALGLDSIVALSVVQAARRRGLSLRARLMLECGSIRELAAAVDAESLLDASPEDAQERGPIPVLPNVHWLHQHGSPRRLAQTEAIRLPHGTTGEQLRASLAAIVDGHEILRSRLDLDTMCFVPHEPAEILEEVTVTGDLVEAATEYTRRSVESLDPQQGRMLAAVWLRDSDGPGVLLLTAHVLALDPASWRVLVGELDAGWHALAGGHQPVVVREQTSYRRWSQLLAERAANLDTCDFWLAQLQGPDPDLGARRVLPDTDRARDLHVSVSVSDPDTTARLLASDRSTPDLLALAAARTVTAWRAQRGQPTPTPLLAVETHGRAEAVIDPGGDLDTGETVGLFSAIHPIRVDPEQGPPDIDGDGIDFGLLRYLRPDTAERLGAHPEPQVMLNYLGRTEIVAGGGALLDRSLLVGASLLPEPELAVLHELTITAAVMLDQAGAAVLATQWRALPEILSDDDITALQTLWQNAIREVAS, from the coding sequence GTGACCGTTTCGCAGGCAGGCGGGTCGGCCCCGGCCATCGAGGACGTCATCGCGCTCAGCCCCCTGCAACAGGGGCTGTTCTCGATGACGATGCTCGCCGGCGCGGAGTCCGACGCCGGGCCCGACCCCTACGTCATCGCGATGGCCGCCGACGTCACCGGCGTCCTCGACGTCGCGCTGCTGCGCGAGTGCGCCGAAGCAATGCTGGTGCGGCATCCCAACCTGCGGGCCAGCTTCTTCCGGGGCAACCTCAGCCGCACCGTGCAGGTCATCCCCTCGAAGGTCGACCTGCCGTGGACGACGGTGCGTGTCGACACCGCGGAGGAGGCCGCGGCTGTCGAGGCGGCTGAGCGGGCCCGCCCGTTCGACCTCGAACACGGTCCGGCCCTGCGATTTCTGCTGATCGAACTGCCGCAGGCCCGGTGGCGCCTGGCGGTCATGGCGCACCACATCATCATCGACGGGTGGTCGCTGCCACTGTTCGTCGGTGAACTCATCACGCTGTATCGCGCGGGCGGGGACCCGGCGGCGCTGCCGTCGTCACCGCGGCTCTACCGCGACTACATCGGCTGGCTGGCCGGCCGTGACGAGCAGGCCAGCCGGGCCGTGTGGCAGCGCCACCTGGCCGGCCTGACCGGGCCGACCCTGCTGACGCCCGCGCTCACCGACGTGGAACCGGCACCGGGGCTTCCGCAGCGCACCGAGGTCTGCCTCGACGCCGAGGCGACCCGCAGGCTTGTCGACGCGGCCCGCGGGCACCGAGTCACCCTCAACACCCTGGTGCAGATGGCCTGGGCCACCGTTCTTTCGGTGTTCACCGACCGCGACGACGTGGTGTTCGGGATGACGGTGTCCGGGCGCCCCGACGAGTTGTCCGGGGTCGAGACCATGGTGGGCCTGTTCATCAACACTGTGCCCCTGCGGATTCGGTTGGACCCGCGGCGCAGCACCGGCGAGCAGTGCACCGACCTGCAGCGTGAAGCCGCGACCCTGCGTGAGCACAGCCACCTCTCGCACGCCGACCTGCGCGCCATCGCGGGCGTGGGGGAGATGTTCGACAGCCTGCTGGTGTACGAGAACTTCCCGCCGGGCGGCCTGGTCGGCGGCGGCGAGTTCACGGCCAACGGGGCGACGTTCGCGCCCGCGGCCCTGGAGAGCCTGTCGCACTTCCCCGTGACCATCGCGGCGCACATGACCCACGATGAACTCACGGTGCTCGTCGAAATCCTCGACGGCGCACTGGGGGCCGTCAGCCCGCAGGACCTGGGCGAGCGCGTCATCGCCACCGCGCAGGCGCTGGTCGACTCGTGGGATCGGCCGCTGCGCGAGATCCTGACGCTCTCGGAGGACGAGGCTGACCGGATCCGGCGCGCGGCGCTGCCGCGGCCACACACCGACGGCGCCACCAGCATTCACGCCCGCTTCACCGACATCGCCCGAAGCGCACCGGATTCCGTCGCGCTGAGTTTCGACGGCGGCCACCTGAGCTACGCCGAACTCGACGCGTTGACCGACCGGATGGCCGCTCACCTGCAGTCACGCGGTGTGCGCGCCGAGACCCCGGTCGCGATCAGGCTGCCGCGCGGCCCGCAGTACGTCATCACCATGTTCGCGGTGCTCAAGGCGGGCGGCATGATCGTTCCGCTGGATCCCGCCATGCCCGACGAGCGCGTCGCCGACATCCTCGGGCAGAGCGGCGCCGAGGTGGTCGTCGATGAGGACTGGCCCCACACCGACGACCTGCCCGACGGTTGGCGCGCCGCCGACGTCGCACCCGACAGTGCGGCCTACGCCGTGTTCACCTCCGGCACCACCGGAAAACCCAAGGGCGTCATCGGCACTCACCGGGCCGTGCTGGCCTACGCGGCCGACCACGCCGCCCACGTGCTGCGGCCCGCAGCGGCCCGCGTGGGCAGGCAGCTGCGCATCGCGCACGCCTGGTCATTCACATTCGACGCGGCCTGGCAGCCCCTGGCCGGGCTGCTCGACGGGCACAGCGTGCACATCGTCGGCGACGACGTGCAGCGTGACGCCGAGGGACTGGTCGAGGTCATCGACCGGCACGGCGTCGACATGATCGACACCACGCCGTCGATGTTCGCCCAGTTGGCCAACGTGGGACTGCTGTCCCGCGTACCGCTGGTGGTCCTGGCGCTCGGCGGTGAGGCGATCGGCGTGAGCACCTGGGCGTTGATCCGCCAGGCGTGCGCCCGCACGGGTATGACGGCCTTCAACTGCTACGGCCCCACCGAGGCCACTGTCGAGGCCGTGGTCGCCGCGATCGCCGACAACGCCCGGCCCACGATCGGCCGCCCCACCGCGGGCACCGGCATGCACATCCTGGACTCCTGGCTGCGTCCCGTGCCCGACGGCGTCCAGGGGGAGCTCTACCTGACTGGGGAGCAATTGACCCGCGGCTACCTGGGCCGGCCCGGTGAGACCGCGAGCCGGTTCGTCGCCGACCCCGTCACGCCCGGGGCCCGGATGTACCGCACCGGCGATCTGGTGCGGCGCGCCGCGGACGGCACACTGCAGTATCTGGGCCGCTCCGACGATCAGGTCAAGATCCGCGGCTATCGCGTCGAACCCGGCGAGATCGTCGCGGCGCTGCTGACCCACCCCGCGGTGCAGACCGCGCACGTCGTGGTGCGTGCGCAGCGCAGCGGGCCGCGCCTGGTCGCCTACGTCGGCACCGGCGGCGCCGACCTGCCGGTGGGCGAGGTGCGGAACATGTTGTCCGGCAGGCTTCCCCGCTACCTGGTGCCCCACCACATCGTGGTGCTCGACGAGTTGCCGTTGACGTCGCACGGCAAGGTCGACGAACGGGCGCTGGCCGCCGTGGGTGGCATCTCCGACACCGAGGCGGTCACGGCGCCCGAGACCGAGACCGAGAAGGTGCTGGCGGAGGTCGTCGGCGAACTGTTGGAGACCACGGCCGTCGATGTCACGGCGGATCTGCTGGCGCTGGGCCTCGACAGCATCGTCGCGCTGTCGGTGGTACAGGCCGCGCGCCGGCGCGGGCTGTCGCTGCGCGCCCGGCTGATGCTGGAATGCGGGTCCATTCGCGAACTCGCCGCCGCGGTCGATGCCGAAAGTCTGCTCGACGCCTCGCCCGAGGATGCGCAGGAGCGCGGCCCGATCCCGGTGCTGCCCAACGTGCACTGGCTCCACCAGCACGGCAGCCCGCGGCGGTTGGCGCAGACCGAGGCGATTCGGTTGCCGCACGGCACCACCGGGGAGCAGTTGCGGGCGTCGCTCGCGGCCATCGTCGACGGACACGAGATCCTGCGCAGCCGACTCGACCTCGACACCATGTGCTTCGTCCCGCACGAACCGGCCGAGATCCTCGAGGAGGTGACGGTCACGGGAGACCTCGTCGAGGCCGCCACCGAGTACACCCGTCGCAGCGTGGAAAGCCTTGACCCGCAACAGGGCCGGATGCTGGCCGCGGTGTGGCTGCGTGATTCCGACGGCCCCGGTGTGCTGCTGCTGACCGCCCACGTGCTGGCCCTGGACCCGGCGTCATGGCGTGTGCTGGTCGGCGAGTTGGACGCCGGATGGCATGCCTTGGCGGGTGGGCACCAGCCCGTGGTGGTGCGCGAGCAGACCAGCTACCGGAGGTGGTCGCAACTGCTGGCAGAGCGGGCCGCGAACCTGGACACGTGCGACTTCTGGCTCGCCCAACTCCAGGGCCCGGACCCCGACCTGGGGGCGCGCCGGGTCCTCCCGGACACCGACCGGGCCCGCGATCTGCACGTCAGCGTGTCCGTGAGCGATCCCGACACCACCGCGCGACTGCTCGCGTCGGACAGGTCGACGCCCGACCTGCTGGCGCTGGCCGCGGCCCGAACCGTGACGGCCTGGCGGGCGCAACGTGGGCAGCCGACACCGACGCCCCTGCTGGCCGTGGAGACACACGGCCGGGCCGAGGCCGTCATCGACCCCGGTGGTGACCTCGACACCGGCGAGACGGTCGGGCTGTTCAGCGCCATCCATCCGATTCGTGTGGACCCGGAGCAGGGACCGCCCGACATCGACGGCGACGGCATCGATTTCGGTCTGCTGCGCTATCTGCGGCCCGACACCGCCGAACGCCTCGGCGCCCACCCCGAACCGCAGGTGATGCTGAACTACCTCGGCCGCACCGAGATCGTGGCCGGCGGCGGTGCGCTGCTGGACCGTTCGCTGCTGGTGGGGGCGTCACTGCTGCCCGAACCCGAGCTGGCTGTGCTGCACGAACTCACGATCACCGCCGCGGTCATGCTCGACCAGGCCGGGGCGGCCGTGCTGGCCACGCAGTGGCGGGCCCTGCCCGAGATCCTGTCCGACGACGACATCACGGCTCTGCAGACGCTGTGGCAGAACGCGATACGAGAGGTTGCCTCATGA
- the mbtG gene encoding NADPH-dependent L-lysine N(6)-monooxygenase MbtG — MTGTLAIIGAGPKAVAVAAKAAVLRDMGIPVPQVLAVERTAVAANWQSSGGWTDGNHRLGTGPEKDVGFPYRSTVAPRRNAELDDAMLRHSWQAHLVATGQFAEWVDRGRPAPAHRKWAQYLRWVADNVGMDVVRGEVTSMGVDGSRWALRTEMDTESTTINADAVMVTGPGQAERSILPGNPRVLSIAQFWHRASAHERITAERVVVIGGGETAAAILNELFAHRVSTITVISPQVTLFTRGEGFFENTLFSDPTNWSGLTLAERRDAIARTDRGVFSSRVQDALLADDRIRHLRGRVAHAVARDEQIRLTLHTDRAGESLETVHGFDLVIDGSGADALWFTDLFTQDALDLIELSLGGPMTGERLQESIGYDLAVEGLSPKLFLPNLSGLNQGPGFPNLSCLGLLSDRVLGADLTESADRNSRRSHEHQPLR, encoded by the coding sequence ATGACCGGCACACTGGCGATCATCGGCGCCGGCCCCAAGGCCGTCGCCGTCGCGGCCAAGGCCGCCGTGCTGCGCGACATGGGCATACCGGTACCGCAGGTGCTCGCGGTGGAACGCACCGCGGTCGCGGCCAACTGGCAGTCCAGCGGAGGCTGGACCGACGGCAACCACAGGCTGGGCACCGGACCCGAGAAGGACGTCGGCTTCCCCTACCGGTCGACGGTGGCGCCGCGACGCAATGCCGAACTCGACGACGCGATGCTGCGACACAGTTGGCAGGCCCACCTCGTGGCCACCGGGCAGTTCGCCGAATGGGTGGACCGCGGTCGACCCGCGCCCGCACACCGCAAGTGGGCGCAGTACCTGCGCTGGGTTGCCGACAACGTCGGCATGGACGTCGTCCGCGGCGAGGTCACCAGCATGGGCGTCGACGGCAGTCGTTGGGCACTGCGCACCGAGATGGACACCGAGTCCACCACGATCAACGCCGACGCCGTCATGGTCACCGGGCCCGGTCAGGCCGAACGGTCGATCCTGCCGGGCAACCCGCGCGTGTTGTCGATCGCGCAGTTCTGGCACCGGGCCTCCGCACACGAGCGGATCACGGCCGAGCGAGTCGTCGTGATCGGCGGCGGCGAGACAGCCGCGGCCATCCTCAACGAGCTTTTCGCACACCGGGTGTCGACCATCACGGTGATCTCACCGCAGGTGACGCTGTTCACGCGCGGTGAAGGGTTCTTCGAGAACACGCTGTTCTCCGACCCCACCAACTGGTCTGGGCTCACGCTGGCCGAGCGCAGGGACGCGATCGCGCGCACCGACCGCGGCGTGTTCTCGTCGCGTGTGCAGGATGCGCTGCTGGCCGACGACCGCATCCGGCATCTGCGCGGACGGGTCGCCCACGCCGTCGCCCGTGACGAACAGATCCGCCTGACCCTGCACACCGACCGGGCGGGGGAGTCATTGGAGACCGTGCACGGTTTCGACCTCGTCATCGACGGGTCCGGCGCCGACGCGCTGTGGTTCACCGACCTGTTCACCCAGGATGCGCTCGACCTCATCGAACTGAGCCTCGGCGGTCCCATGACCGGCGAGCGCCTGCAGGAGTCCATCGGCTACGACCTCGCCGTCGAGGGGCTGTCGCCGAAGTTGTTTCTGCCCAACCTGTCCGGCCTCAACCAGGGGCCGGGTTTCCCCAACCTCAGCTGTCTGGGCCTGCTCTCCGACCGAGTGCTGGGCGCCGACCTGACCGAATCCGCCGACCGCAACAGCAGGAGAAGTCATGAGCACCAACCCCTTCGATGA